The following proteins are co-located in the Vigna angularis cultivar LongXiaoDou No.4 chromosome 2, ASM1680809v1, whole genome shotgun sequence genome:
- the LOC108329501 gene encoding zinc finger protein VAR3, chloroplastic isoform X2 produces the protein MSGVAPRFLFFLSTPLPLLRRHHHFNLFLLSSHSLRLSASPSSFSFSSSPLPLKLRASQFSYAYSSPCPEYSSFLSHISSAGYLSSLPDEAFTAAAQHLSYSFLRDATACLAFARDRPNLLRLLSTRHIAAVVEHGSPFLFRDADDSVRKMKSFLSNGDANVLDTDRANTVDLMKFLLSYASDPYVPSEGNSLNERNLLESSVRNLFDELFKLSYSAPGSNSFDSVQSQMAGRFGYTKPPAQKIEMKRGDWICSRCNFMNFARNIKCLECDEARPKRQLAGGEWECPQCDFFNYGRNMSCLRCDCKRPGQISLGAINTMSNKEYENGNNPNTSDIDPRLAANEEKAQRWFSKVSQLDSSADINSVVADEDFPEIMPLRKGVNRFVVSTRKTPLERRLANAQYKRNLSNYDISGTEDFNVGEPIKSHDSLDDMLGHSAGLPQYGNNNIVSEQNAGGDRQPSFASYSNTSHYKNVQGNYTSTVSPSPLSADSLGPKSENLLSDESKNVVLDTDIGYASLGDSSQDSKNSTNITEDKKKEQAEKSEKWLRKIAELNDFPDVTSAISDEDFPEIMPMRNGENRFVVSKKKDRSLTTPAYKRQVAMEQASKTNFVPFVPFPPDYFAKKDKPQADGTDSMDRSNDGTSSISEVAEKASEISDDTRAQPEQSPKSSEQSSNNNDIGSMSWSGTSGNSRQSFNQDHVPNLTGSSSPVPTSDNQSGKAEWTGKSLEGSAVKEPDPLDMSEEAKAERWFRRVAQIKDISELSQIPDEDFPSIMPMRKGVNRFVVGKRKTPLERRLTSQQYRRNLPTVINSSLQVYHFIQTSPKPNP, from the exons ATGAGTGGCGTGGCCCCAAggttcctcttcttcctctccacTCCCCTCCCTCTGCTCCGCCGCCACCACCACTTCAACCTCTTTCTCCTCTCTTCCCATTCCCTCCGCCTCTCTGCTTCaccttcttccttctctttctcaTCTTCACCTTTGCCACTCAAACTCAGAGCCTCCCAGTTTTCCTATGCCTACTCATCTCCCTGCCCTGAGTACTCCTCTTTCCTCTCTCACATATCCTCCGCCGGCTACCTCTCCTCCCTCCCCGATGAAGCCTTCACCGCCGCCGCCCAACATCTCTCCTACTCCTTTCTCCGCGACGCCACCGCTTGCTTGGCCTTCGCACGCGACCGCCCTAACCTTCTCAg GTTGCTTTCTACGAGACATATTGCGGCCGTGGTTGAGCACGGCTCCCCCTTTCTCTTCCGCGATGCAGATGATTCCGTCAGGAAGATGAAGTCCTTTCTGTCCAACGGTGACGCCAAT GTGTTGGACACTGATAGAGCAAATACGGTTGACCTAATGAAGTTTTTGCTGAGCTATGCGAGTGATCCATATGTCCCTTCAGAAGGGAACAGTCTCAATGAAAGAAATCTTCTTGAATCATCTGTCAGAAATCTCTTTGATGAACTTTTCAAACTGAGTTATAGTGCACCTGGATCAAATTCTTTTGATTCAGTGCAAAGTCAAATGGCTGGAAGATTTGGATATACAAAGCCTCCTGCACAAAAGATTGAAATGAAGAGGGGTGATTGGATTTGCTCAAG GTGTAATTTCATGAATTTTGCCCGAAACATCAAATGTCTTGAGTGTGATGAAGCAAGGCCAAAAAGGCAACTCGCTGGAGGTGAATGGGAATGTCCTCA GTGTGATTTCTTTAACTATGGGAGGAACATGAGTTGCTTAAGGTGTGATTGCAAGCGACCTGGACAAATATCTTTGGGTGCCATCAATACCATGTCAAATAAGGAGTACGAAAATGGAAACAATCCTAATACTTCAGATATTGATCCTAGGTTAGCTGCTAATGAAGAAAAGGCACAGCGTTGGTTTAGCAAGGTTTCTCAACTAGACAGCAGTGCTGATATTAACAGTGTGGTTGCAGATGAAGATTTTCCTGAAATAATGCCACTGAGGAAAGGAGTTAATAGATTTGTTGTGAGCACAAGAAAGACTCCACTGGAGAGGAGGTTGGCTAACGCTCAATATAAGAGAAACTTGTCTAATTATGACATTTCTGGGACTGAGGATTTTAATGTTGGGGAGCCAATCAAGTCCCATGACAGTCTGGATGACATGCTAGGTCATTCAGCTGGCCTTCCTCAATATGGCAATAACAACATTGTTTCTGAACAAAATGCTGGCGGAGACAGGCAACCTTCATTTGCTAGCTATAGCAATACTTCACATTATAAAAATGTTCAAGGGAACTACACTAGTACTGTTTCTCCCAGTCCATTGTCTGCAGATTCACTTGGCCCGAAGTCTGAGAACTTGCTATCAGACGAGAGCAAAAATGTGGTGTTAGACACTGATATCGGATATGCTAGTTTGGGAGACAGTTCACAAGATTCTAAGAATTCTACAAATATCACAGAGGATAAGAAGAAAGAACAAGCTGAAAAATCTGAGAAATGGTTAAGAAAGATTGCTGAGCTGAATGATTTTCCAGATGTGACAAGTGCAATATCCGATGAGGATTTCCCTGAAATAATGCCCATGCGTAATGGAGAAAATCGATTTGTTGTTAGCAAGAAAAAAGATCGTTCTTTAACAACACCAGCATATAAGAGACAAGTGGCAATGGAACAAGCTAGCAAAACCAACTTTGTTCCGTTTGTCCCCTTCCCCCCAGATTACTTTGCTAAAAAGGACAAGCCGCAGGCAGATGGAACAGATTCAATGGATAGGTCCAATGATGGTACATCTTCCATTTCTGAGGTGGCAGAGAAGGCTTCAGAGATATCGGATGATACTAGAGCTCAACCAGAACAGAGTCCAAAGTCTTCTGAACAGAGCTCAAATAACAATGATATTGGCTCTATGTCTTGGTCAGGAACCAGTGGAAATTCAAGGCAGAGTTTCAATCAAGATCACGTTCCAAATTTGACTGGGAGTTCATCCCCAGTTCCAACATCTGACAACCAGAGTGGTAAAGCAGAGTGGACAGGGAAGAGTTTGGAGGGGTCTGCCGTGAAGGAACCAGATCCTTTGGACATGTCAGAGGAGGCAAAGGCAGAGAGGTGGTTCAGGCGTGTTGCACAAATTAAGGATATATCTGAACTCAGTCAGATTCCAGATGAAGATTTTCCTTCAATAATGCCTATGCGCAAAGGGGTGAACAGATTTGTTGTAGGCAAGAGGAAAACTCCATTGGAAAGGAGATTGACATCTCAGCAATACAGAAGAAATCTACCAACT GTCATAAATAGTAGTCTACAGGTGTACCATTTTATTCAGACTTCACCTAAGCCAAACCCCTGA
- the LOC108329501 gene encoding zinc finger protein VAR3, chloroplastic isoform X1, producing MSGVAPRFLFFLSTPLPLLRRHHHFNLFLLSSHSLRLSASPSSFSFSSSPLPLKLRASQFSYAYSSPCPEYSSFLSHISSAGYLSSLPDEAFTAAAQHLSYSFLRDATACLAFARDRPNLLRLLSTRHIAAVVEHGSPFLFRDADDSVRKMKSFLSNGDANCIETQLCSICSSQVLDTDRANTVDLMKFLLSYASDPYVPSEGNSLNERNLLESSVRNLFDELFKLSYSAPGSNSFDSVQSQMAGRFGYTKPPAQKIEMKRGDWICSRCNFMNFARNIKCLECDEARPKRQLAGGEWECPQCDFFNYGRNMSCLRCDCKRPGQISLGAINTMSNKEYENGNNPNTSDIDPRLAANEEKAQRWFSKVSQLDSSADINSVVADEDFPEIMPLRKGVNRFVVSTRKTPLERRLANAQYKRNLSNYDISGTEDFNVGEPIKSHDSLDDMLGHSAGLPQYGNNNIVSEQNAGGDRQPSFASYSNTSHYKNVQGNYTSTVSPSPLSADSLGPKSENLLSDESKNVVLDTDIGYASLGDSSQDSKNSTNITEDKKKEQAEKSEKWLRKIAELNDFPDVTSAISDEDFPEIMPMRNGENRFVVSKKKDRSLTTPAYKRQVAMEQASKTNFVPFVPFPPDYFAKKDKPQADGTDSMDRSNDGTSSISEVAEKASEISDDTRAQPEQSPKSSEQSSNNNDIGSMSWSGTSGNSRQSFNQDHVPNLTGSSSPVPTSDNQSGKAEWTGKSLEGSAVKEPDPLDMSEEAKAERWFRRVAQIKDISELSQIPDEDFPSIMPMRKGVNRFVVGKRKTPLERRLTSQQYRRNLPTVINSSLQVYHFIQTSPKPNP from the exons ATGAGTGGCGTGGCCCCAAggttcctcttcttcctctccacTCCCCTCCCTCTGCTCCGCCGCCACCACCACTTCAACCTCTTTCTCCTCTCTTCCCATTCCCTCCGCCTCTCTGCTTCaccttcttccttctctttctcaTCTTCACCTTTGCCACTCAAACTCAGAGCCTCCCAGTTTTCCTATGCCTACTCATCTCCCTGCCCTGAGTACTCCTCTTTCCTCTCTCACATATCCTCCGCCGGCTACCTCTCCTCCCTCCCCGATGAAGCCTTCACCGCCGCCGCCCAACATCTCTCCTACTCCTTTCTCCGCGACGCCACCGCTTGCTTGGCCTTCGCACGCGACCGCCCTAACCTTCTCAg GTTGCTTTCTACGAGACATATTGCGGCCGTGGTTGAGCACGGCTCCCCCTTTCTCTTCCGCGATGCAGATGATTCCGTCAGGAAGATGAAGTCCTTTCTGTCCAACGGTGACGCCAAT tgCATCGAAACCCAGCTGTGCTCAATATGTTCTTCACAGGTGTTGGACACTGATAGAGCAAATACGGTTGACCTAATGAAGTTTTTGCTGAGCTATGCGAGTGATCCATATGTCCCTTCAGAAGGGAACAGTCTCAATGAAAGAAATCTTCTTGAATCATCTGTCAGAAATCTCTTTGATGAACTTTTCAAACTGAGTTATAGTGCACCTGGATCAAATTCTTTTGATTCAGTGCAAAGTCAAATGGCTGGAAGATTTGGATATACAAAGCCTCCTGCACAAAAGATTGAAATGAAGAGGGGTGATTGGATTTGCTCAAG GTGTAATTTCATGAATTTTGCCCGAAACATCAAATGTCTTGAGTGTGATGAAGCAAGGCCAAAAAGGCAACTCGCTGGAGGTGAATGGGAATGTCCTCA GTGTGATTTCTTTAACTATGGGAGGAACATGAGTTGCTTAAGGTGTGATTGCAAGCGACCTGGACAAATATCTTTGGGTGCCATCAATACCATGTCAAATAAGGAGTACGAAAATGGAAACAATCCTAATACTTCAGATATTGATCCTAGGTTAGCTGCTAATGAAGAAAAGGCACAGCGTTGGTTTAGCAAGGTTTCTCAACTAGACAGCAGTGCTGATATTAACAGTGTGGTTGCAGATGAAGATTTTCCTGAAATAATGCCACTGAGGAAAGGAGTTAATAGATTTGTTGTGAGCACAAGAAAGACTCCACTGGAGAGGAGGTTGGCTAACGCTCAATATAAGAGAAACTTGTCTAATTATGACATTTCTGGGACTGAGGATTTTAATGTTGGGGAGCCAATCAAGTCCCATGACAGTCTGGATGACATGCTAGGTCATTCAGCTGGCCTTCCTCAATATGGCAATAACAACATTGTTTCTGAACAAAATGCTGGCGGAGACAGGCAACCTTCATTTGCTAGCTATAGCAATACTTCACATTATAAAAATGTTCAAGGGAACTACACTAGTACTGTTTCTCCCAGTCCATTGTCTGCAGATTCACTTGGCCCGAAGTCTGAGAACTTGCTATCAGACGAGAGCAAAAATGTGGTGTTAGACACTGATATCGGATATGCTAGTTTGGGAGACAGTTCACAAGATTCTAAGAATTCTACAAATATCACAGAGGATAAGAAGAAAGAACAAGCTGAAAAATCTGAGAAATGGTTAAGAAAGATTGCTGAGCTGAATGATTTTCCAGATGTGACAAGTGCAATATCCGATGAGGATTTCCCTGAAATAATGCCCATGCGTAATGGAGAAAATCGATTTGTTGTTAGCAAGAAAAAAGATCGTTCTTTAACAACACCAGCATATAAGAGACAAGTGGCAATGGAACAAGCTAGCAAAACCAACTTTGTTCCGTTTGTCCCCTTCCCCCCAGATTACTTTGCTAAAAAGGACAAGCCGCAGGCAGATGGAACAGATTCAATGGATAGGTCCAATGATGGTACATCTTCCATTTCTGAGGTGGCAGAGAAGGCTTCAGAGATATCGGATGATACTAGAGCTCAACCAGAACAGAGTCCAAAGTCTTCTGAACAGAGCTCAAATAACAATGATATTGGCTCTATGTCTTGGTCAGGAACCAGTGGAAATTCAAGGCAGAGTTTCAATCAAGATCACGTTCCAAATTTGACTGGGAGTTCATCCCCAGTTCCAACATCTGACAACCAGAGTGGTAAAGCAGAGTGGACAGGGAAGAGTTTGGAGGGGTCTGCCGTGAAGGAACCAGATCCTTTGGACATGTCAGAGGAGGCAAAGGCAGAGAGGTGGTTCAGGCGTGTTGCACAAATTAAGGATATATCTGAACTCAGTCAGATTCCAGATGAAGATTTTCCTTCAATAATGCCTATGCGCAAAGGGGTGAACAGATTTGTTGTAGGCAAGAGGAAAACTCCATTGGAAAGGAGATTGACATCTCAGCAATACAGAAGAAATCTACCAACT GTCATAAATAGTAGTCTACAGGTGTACCATTTTATTCAGACTTCACCTAAGCCAAACCCCTGA